The following are encoded together in the Babylonia areolata isolate BAREFJ2019XMU chromosome 18, ASM4173473v1, whole genome shotgun sequence genome:
- the LOC143291974 gene encoding uncharacterized protein LOC143291974 isoform X2, whose translation MLSVPMQLMALTAALTLVTLSQATQPRPAPQALKPPPSPPSSPPLHPLSKRSLVGESGMEGDAKDVGYALLDTLQRELEEQKDAQEGERRDLRVNARSTARGDKRLDRMPLGYGKRGSGQDSQVSPDMALGPKRALLDRMPISYGKRLTDASETMSEEEKRALLDRMPISYGKRPDDHEVPADFDQGTGGKRALLDRMPLSFGKRSDPELDGSEDSGLALEDKRALLDRMPMNYGKRNSDLFPAEVEDLGSEDKRALLDRMPLHFGKRPDSAPSAELRKKHTVLDRMPVSFGKRHSHPGSDGAHKRALLDRMPLNYGKRALLDRMPLHFGKREWNLKSTHLDSLEKRALLDRMPMNYGKRSENSAGTDTETDQQTSDKRALLDRMPISYGKRGLSPEDEIDDPGKRALLDRMPLTYGKRGLSLVPGAEREAELQETGAKRALLDRMPISYGKRQGRGEERLPAAGWGWGGEGKRSALLDRMPMSYGKRQRGPQSRDVGPRIRRLAALLQHHGTSRLHAQGLMAR comes from the exons ATGTTGTCTGTG ccaaTGCAGCTCATGGCCCTCACTGCTGCCCTGACCTTGGTGACCTTGAGCCAGGCCACGCAGCCTCGTCCCGCGCCACAGGCcctcaaaccccctccctcccctccctcctcaccgcccctccaccctctcaGCAAACGCAGTCTTGTGGGAGAGTCCGGCATGGAAGGGGATGCTAAGGACGTGGGGTACGCTCTGTTAGACACACTGCAGAGGGAGCTGGAAGAGCAGAAGGATGCACAGGAGGGGGAGAGGCGAGACCTGCGGGTGAACGCAAGGTCCACGGCCCGAGGCGACAAACGTCTGGACCGCATGCCGCTAGGCTATGGCAAGAGAGGGTCCGGCCAGGACTCACAGGTCTCTCCGGACATGGCGCTGGGGCCGAAAAGAGCCCTGCTAGACCGTATGCCCATCAGCTACGGGAAGAGACTGACTGACGCATCCGAAACCAtgagtgaagaagaaaagagagcgtTGCTGGATCGCATGCCGATAAGTTACGGGAAGAGACCTGACGATCACGAAGTCCCTGCGGACTTTGACCAGGGGACGGGCGGGAAAAGAGCACTGTTAGATCGGATGCCGCTCAGCTTCGGCAAGAGGTCTGACCCAGAACTGGATGGTTCGGAGGACTCCGGACTGGCGTTAGAAGACAAGAGAGCGCTGCTGGATCGCATGCCGATGAATTACGGTAAACGAAATTCTGACTTGTTTCCAGCGGAAGTTGAAGACCTTGGATCCGAAGATAAGAGGGCGCTGCTGGATCGGATGCCTCTGCACTTCGGAAAGCGTCCTGACTCTGCGCCGTCTGCAGAGTTACGCAAGAAACACACGGTGCTTGATCGCATGCCGGTCAGTTTCGGCAAGAGGCACTCCCACCCAGGATCAGACGGCGCCCACAAGCGAGCTCTGCTGGACAGGATGCCCCTCAACTACGGCAAACGCGCCCTTCTCGATCGTATGCCGCTTCACTTCGGTAAGCGGGAATGGAACCTCAAATCGACACATCTGGACTCACTAGAGAAGCGAGCTCTTTTAGATCGTATGCCTATGAACTACGGCAAAAGGAGTGAGAACTCTGCAGGAACGGACACGGAAACAGACCAGCAGACCAGTGACAAACGGGCCCTTTTGGACCGCATGCCTATAAGTTACGGCAAGAGAGGGTTGAGCCCAGAGGACGAGATTGACGACCCAGGCAAGCGGGCCCTGCTAGACCGCATGCCTCTGACTTACGGCAAGAGAG GTCTGAGCCTCGTGCCCGGCGCTGAGAGAGAAGCGGAGCTGCAGGAGACAGGGGCCAAGCGGGCACTGTTGGACCGGATGCCCATCAGTTACGGCAAGcggcagggaaggggggaggagaggctgCCGgcagcagggtgggggtggggtggggagggtaagaGGTCGGCCCTGCTGGATCGCATGCCCATGAGCTACGGCAAGCGGCAGAGGGGGCCACAGAGCAGGGACGTGGGACCGCGGATCAGGAGACTGGCCGCCCTGCTGCAACACCACGGGACCTCCCGCCTCCACGCCCAGGGCCTGATGGCAAG
- the LOC143291974 gene encoding uncharacterized protein LOC143291974 isoform X1 translates to MLSVPMQLMALTAALTLVTLSQATQPRPAPQALKPPPSPPSSPPLHPLSKRSLVGESGMEGDAKDVGYALLDTLQRELEEQKDAQEGERRDLRVNARSTARGDKRLDRMPLGYGKRGSGQDSQVSPDMALGPKRALLDRMPISYGKRLTDASETMSEEEKRALLDRMPISYGKRPDDHEVPADFDQGTGGKRALLDRMPLSFGKRSDPELDGSEDSGLALEDKRALLDRMPMNYGKRNSDLFPAEVEDLGSEDKRALLDRMPLHFGKRPDSAPSAELRKKHTVLDRMPVSFGKRHSHPGSDGAHKRALLDRMPLNYGKRALLDRMPLHFGKREWNLKSTHLDSLEKRALLDRMPMNYGKRSENSAGTDTETDQQTSDKRALLDRMPISYGKRGLSPEDEIDDPGKRALLDRMPLTYGKRGLNLVSTDRETDLHMGAKRALLHRMPLTYGKRGLSLVPGAEREAELQETGAKRALLDRMPISYGKRQGRGEERLPAAGWGWGGEGKRSALLDRMPMSYGKRQRGPQSRDVGPRIRRLAALLQHHGTSRLHAQGLMAR, encoded by the exons ATGTTGTCTGTG ccaaTGCAGCTCATGGCCCTCACTGCTGCCCTGACCTTGGTGACCTTGAGCCAGGCCACGCAGCCTCGTCCCGCGCCACAGGCcctcaaaccccctccctcccctccctcctcaccgcccctccaccctctcaGCAAACGCAGTCTTGTGGGAGAGTCCGGCATGGAAGGGGATGCTAAGGACGTGGGGTACGCTCTGTTAGACACACTGCAGAGGGAGCTGGAAGAGCAGAAGGATGCACAGGAGGGGGAGAGGCGAGACCTGCGGGTGAACGCAAGGTCCACGGCCCGAGGCGACAAACGTCTGGACCGCATGCCGCTAGGCTATGGCAAGAGAGGGTCCGGCCAGGACTCACAGGTCTCTCCGGACATGGCGCTGGGGCCGAAAAGAGCCCTGCTAGACCGTATGCCCATCAGCTACGGGAAGAGACTGACTGACGCATCCGAAACCAtgagtgaagaagaaaagagagcgtTGCTGGATCGCATGCCGATAAGTTACGGGAAGAGACCTGACGATCACGAAGTCCCTGCGGACTTTGACCAGGGGACGGGCGGGAAAAGAGCACTGTTAGATCGGATGCCGCTCAGCTTCGGCAAGAGGTCTGACCCAGAACTGGATGGTTCGGAGGACTCCGGACTGGCGTTAGAAGACAAGAGAGCGCTGCTGGATCGCATGCCGATGAATTACGGTAAACGAAATTCTGACTTGTTTCCAGCGGAAGTTGAAGACCTTGGATCCGAAGATAAGAGGGCGCTGCTGGATCGGATGCCTCTGCACTTCGGAAAGCGTCCTGACTCTGCGCCGTCTGCAGAGTTACGCAAGAAACACACGGTGCTTGATCGCATGCCGGTCAGTTTCGGCAAGAGGCACTCCCACCCAGGATCAGACGGCGCCCACAAGCGAGCTCTGCTGGACAGGATGCCCCTCAACTACGGCAAACGCGCCCTTCTCGATCGTATGCCGCTTCACTTCGGTAAGCGGGAATGGAACCTCAAATCGACACATCTGGACTCACTAGAGAAGCGAGCTCTTTTAGATCGTATGCCTATGAACTACGGCAAAAGGAGTGAGAACTCTGCAGGAACGGACACGGAAACAGACCAGCAGACCAGTGACAAACGGGCCCTTTTGGACCGCATGCCTATAAGTTACGGCAAGAGAGGGTTGAGCCCAGAGGACGAGATTGACGACCCAGGCAAGCGGGCCCTGCTAGACCGCATGCCTCTGACTTACGGCAAGAGAGGTTTGAACCTGGtatcgacagacagagaaacggacttGCACATGGGTGCCAAGCGGGCCCTGTTGCACCGCATGCCTCTGACGTACGGCAAGAGAGGTCTGAGCCTCGTGCCCGGCGCTGAGAGAGAAGCGGAGCTGCAGGAGACAGGGGCCAAGCGGGCACTGTTGGACCGGATGCCCATCAGTTACGGCAAGcggcagggaaggggggaggagaggctgCCGgcagcagggtgggggtggggtggggagggtaagaGGTCGGCCCTGCTGGATCGCATGCCCATGAGCTACGGCAAGCGGCAGAGGGGGCCACAGAGCAGGGACGTGGGACCGCGGATCAGGAGACTGGCCGCCCTGCTGCAACACCACGGGACCTCCCGCCTCCACGCCCAGGGCCTGATGGCAAG